The Triticum dicoccoides isolate Atlit2015 ecotype Zavitan chromosome 6A, WEW_v2.0, whole genome shotgun sequence genome has a window encoding:
- the LOC119318470 gene encoding germin-like protein 1-1 produces MARLQLSVLAACTVLFMLAAPSLAGDPDMLQDVCVADLASPIKINGFPCKANITADDFFAGLKKAGNTNNPAGSIVTAANVQSFPGVNTLGVSMARIDYAVGGQNPPHTHPRATEIIFVTKGTLEVGFITTANKLFTRFVTVGEVFVFPRGLVHFQQNRGHGPASVIAAFNSQLQGTQAIATTLFAATPPVPTDVLAKAFRVDNEDIDAVKARFK; encoded by the exons ATGGCGAGGCTTCAGCTTTCCGTCCTAGCGGCCTGCACCGTCCTCTTCATGCTCGCCGCCCCCTCCCTCGCCGGCGACCCCGACATGCTTCAGGACGTCTGCGTCGCCGACCTGGCATCCC CGATCAAGATCAACGGCTTCCCGTGCAAGGCGAACATCACGGCGGACGACTTCTTCGCCGGactcaagaaggccggcaacaccaacaaCCCGGCTGGTTCCATCGTCACCGCGGCGAACGTGCAGTCATTCCCCGGGGTGAACACGCTCGGTGTGTCCATGGCCCGCATCGACTACGCGGTCGGAGGGCAGAACCCGCCGCACACCCACCCGCGCGCCACCGAGATCATCTTCGTCACCAAGGGAACCCTCGAGGTGGGCTTCATCACCACCGCCAACAAGCTCTTCACTAGGTTCGTCACCGTCGGAGAGGTGTTCGTCTTCCCGCGTGGCCTCGTGCACTTCCAGCAGAACAGGGGACATGGCCCCGCCTCCGTCATCGCCGCCTTCAACAGCCAGCTCCAGGGCACACAAGCCATCGCCACCACACTCTTCGCTGCCACACCACCAGTGCCAACCGACGTGCTGGCCAAGGCCTTCCGGGTTGATAACGAAGACATCGACGCCGTCAAGGCCAGGTTCAAGTAG
- the LOC119318471 gene encoding F-box protein PP2-B11-like isoform X3: protein MEADGNEISRLPEELLASIISRTSPPDAGRCAAVSRSFLAAADSDAVWSCFLPRDLPRFAEGVLPHAPPSKKGLFRCLSDQPALLPGKLVVRPYASYEL, encoded by the exons ATGGAAGCAGACGGCAACGAGATCTCGCGCCTGCCGGAGGAGCTCCTCGCGTCGATCATCTCCCGCACGTCGCCGCCGGACGCCGGACGCTGTGCCGCCGTCTCCCGCTCCTTCCTCGCCGCGGCGGATTCCGACGCCGTCTGGTCCTGCTTCCTGCCCCGCGACCTCCCACGGTTCGCTGAAGGTGTGCTCCCCCACGCGCCGCCGTCCAAGAAGGGCTTGTTCCGATGCCTCTCCGACCAACCGGCGCTCCTCCCAGGCAAGCTCGTG GTAAGACCATATGCCTCATACGAGCTGTGA
- the LOC119318471 gene encoding F-box protein PP2-B11-like isoform X1, which produces MEADGNEISRLPEELLASIISRTSPPDAGRCAAVSRSFLAAADSDAVWSCFLPRDLPRFAEGVLPHAPPSKKGLFRCLSDQPALLPGKLVTICLIRAVMQFLSQMTLCSLEKGLTAGWRSS; this is translated from the exons ATGGAAGCAGACGGCAACGAGATCTCGCGCCTGCCGGAGGAGCTCCTCGCGTCGATCATCTCCCGCACGTCGCCGCCGGACGCCGGACGCTGTGCCGCCGTCTCCCGCTCCTTCCTCGCCGCGGCGGATTCCGACGCCGTCTGGTCCTGCTTCCTGCCCCGCGACCTCCCACGGTTCGCTGAAGGTGTGCTCCCCCACGCGCCGCCGTCCAAGAAGGGCTTGTTCCGATGCCTCTCCGACCAACCGGCGCTCCTCCCAGGCAAGCTCGTG ACCATATGCCTCATACGAGCTGTGATGCAATTCCTCTCACAGATGACGTTATGCTCCCTCGAAAAAGGGTTGACGGCTGGATGGAGGTCGAGCTAG
- the LOC119318471 gene encoding F-box protein PP2-B11-like isoform X2, with protein MEADGNEISRLPEELLASIISRTSPPDAGRCAAVSRSFLAAADSDAVWSCFLPRDLPRFAEGVLPHAPPSKKGLFRCLSDQPALLPGKLVMTLCSLEKGLTAGWRSS; from the exons ATGGAAGCAGACGGCAACGAGATCTCGCGCCTGCCGGAGGAGCTCCTCGCGTCGATCATCTCCCGCACGTCGCCGCCGGACGCCGGACGCTGTGCCGCCGTCTCCCGCTCCTTCCTCGCCGCGGCGGATTCCGACGCCGTCTGGTCCTGCTTCCTGCCCCGCGACCTCCCACGGTTCGCTGAAGGTGTGCTCCCCCACGCGCCGCCGTCCAAGAAGGGCTTGTTCCGATGCCTCTCCGACCAACCGGCGCTCCTCCCAGGCAAGCTCGTG ATGACGTTATGCTCCCTCGAAAAAGGGTTGACGGCTGGATGGAGGTCGAGCTAG